From the Polyangiaceae bacterium genome, one window contains:
- a CDS encoding 7TM diverse intracellular signaling domain-containing protein produces MRYLMQWLGPAFLLVLAWACIANSAAAAPALQIQDEPLQLNLATQVEYLRNAPATATVAEIAERTGFSQPAQRPRFGYVKGPVWVRARLRLPAQRDYVLEVSHAQVDQLSLFVPGADGAFRETKTGELLPASSRPLRHNAFAFPLRGTGEEQVIFLRAQTSASLLLPLTLWRGDTFAQHAREDALFRGLYFGFLVALALYNLFVFLSVRDRAYIFYVAWLGCYGLGQANFSGYATAYLWPDAPNWAVQATATLTLIGASMGLWFVREMTNIARSAPRLDLLARRLPWVGLAVAPLLSVWYVELLSVAVGLSMLVWAFVLAPIYVGVRNGYRPARFVAVGWAALMPSSAIFALRYLDLLPPNAWTTHVPALGAAAEALLLSFALADRISLLRAEKARALADRADLSQRLIRAQDEERRRLARELHDGLGQSLLVVVNRLKRALKRRDDEHIAETTELAAAAIKDLRTTAQQLHPAGLERLGLKAAIEQATARVSAASGVRVEVECQPSVDELPPDAQLHLYRIVQEALSNVVKHANAKHAGVRLEGNARTVLLEVTDDGSGPSNGSAAGGLGLSSIRERALALGGTLEFGGHVGGGTRLRVESDAIRSSDR; encoded by the coding sequence GTGCGCTACCTGATGCAATGGCTCGGTCCCGCCTTCTTGCTCGTGCTGGCCTGGGCTTGCATCGCCAACAGTGCCGCAGCCGCCCCGGCGCTGCAGATCCAGGACGAGCCGCTGCAGCTGAACTTGGCAACTCAGGTCGAGTACCTGCGCAACGCACCGGCAACGGCCACCGTGGCGGAGATCGCCGAAAGGACCGGTTTCTCGCAGCCCGCCCAGCGCCCACGGTTCGGCTACGTCAAGGGGCCAGTCTGGGTGCGGGCGCGTCTGCGACTGCCTGCGCAGCGCGACTACGTACTGGAAGTCAGCCACGCTCAGGTCGACCAACTCAGCCTGTTCGTCCCCGGCGCCGATGGCGCCTTCCGGGAAACCAAGACGGGTGAGCTCTTGCCGGCCTCCTCGCGCCCGCTACGCCACAACGCCTTTGCATTCCCACTTCGAGGCACGGGCGAGGAGCAGGTCATCTTCTTGCGAGCCCAGACATCGGCATCGTTGCTCTTGCCACTCACGCTGTGGCGCGGCGACACCTTTGCGCAGCACGCTCGCGAGGACGCGTTGTTTCGCGGCCTCTACTTCGGGTTCTTGGTCGCCTTGGCTTTGTACAACCTGTTCGTGTTCTTGTCGGTGCGCGACCGTGCCTACATTTTCTACGTCGCTTGGCTGGGATGCTACGGGTTGGGTCAGGCCAACTTCTCCGGCTACGCGACGGCGTATCTATGGCCGGACGCCCCGAACTGGGCCGTGCAAGCCACGGCGACGCTGACCCTGATCGGCGCCAGCATGGGGCTTTGGTTCGTGCGCGAGATGACCAATATCGCTCGCAGCGCGCCCCGTCTCGACTTGCTCGCACGGCGGTTGCCCTGGGTCGGGCTGGCCGTCGCGCCGCTTCTCAGCGTTTGGTACGTCGAGTTGCTCAGCGTTGCCGTCGGGCTCTCCATGCTGGTGTGGGCCTTCGTGCTCGCGCCCATCTACGTTGGCGTGCGAAATGGCTACCGCCCAGCACGCTTCGTTGCCGTGGGCTGGGCAGCGCTGATGCCGTCGAGCGCGATCTTCGCCCTGCGCTACCTGGACCTATTGCCTCCCAACGCTTGGACCACGCACGTCCCGGCCTTGGGCGCGGCGGCTGAAGCATTGTTGCTCTCCTTTGCGCTGGCCGACCGCATCAGCCTGCTGCGTGCAGAGAAAGCTCGAGCCCTTGCCGATCGCGCGGACCTTTCCCAACGTCTGATCCGGGCCCAAGACGAAGAGCGCCGACGACTGGCGCGGGAGCTTCATGATGGTCTGGGCCAATCCCTCCTCGTGGTCGTCAACCGGCTCAAGCGCGCGCTCAAACGCCGTGACGACGAACACATCGCCGAGACGACGGAGCTTGCCGCGGCTGCGATCAAGGACTTGCGCACGACCGCGCAGCAGTTGCACCCCGCCGGCCTGGAGCGACTCGGCCTGAAGGCCGCCATCGAACAGGCCACGGCTCGGGTGAGCGCCGCTTCGGGTGTGCGGGTGGAAGTCGAGTGCCAGCCCAGCGTCGACGAGCTACCCCCAGACGCGCAGCTACATCTGTACCGCATCGTTCAGGAAGCGCTGAGCAACGTGGTCAAGCACGCCAACGCCAAGCACGCGGGAGTTCGCCTTGAGGGGAACGCTCGCACGGTGCTGCTGGAAGTAACCGACGACGGCTCTGGCCCCTCCAATGGCTCCGCCGCTGGGGGACTGGGGCTATCCAGCATTCGTGAGCGTGCTCTTGCGCTCGGCGGTACTCTGGAGTTCGGCGGGCACGTGGGAGGAGGGACGCGGCTTCGCGTGGAGTCCGATGCAATACGCAGTTCTGATCGCTGA
- a CDS encoding SUMF1/EgtB/PvdO family nonheme iron enzyme, translating into MRIAPPMLLLVAVSCQGASQPTPAAVSTEPATAKRPPTATQPLPVASASPASPPTESAAPLPPPPPPVPDDMALVPGGTFKMGADDEGEQDERPMHSVTVKSFLLDKLEVTNGDYRACMKESVCRPYRDDVAKAMKYGSEREFRGERQPVVGVSWFEAKKYCEHKGKRLPTEAEWERAARGDDGRRYVWGNEKPDATRGCYSASCGGKTADVGSYPAGAGPYGHLDLAGNVWEWTADEYDPYAYKRDTAARGVPGSCEQILAAQDELRRLKQQGYTGTNPIPSECERVLRGGAFNYRGDGLRASNRVHHPGGWRILVAGFRCAKDYGPVEEKK; encoded by the coding sequence ATGCGAATAGCGCCGCCCATGCTGCTGCTCGTTGCGGTTTCCTGCCAAGGCGCCTCTCAGCCCACGCCGGCGGCGGTGTCCACCGAGCCCGCTACGGCCAAGCGTCCGCCGACTGCCACGCAACCGCTTCCAGTCGCCAGCGCTTCGCCTGCGTCCCCCCCGACCGAGTCGGCTGCGCCGCTGCCGCCCCCGCCACCGCCGGTGCCCGATGACATGGCGCTGGTGCCCGGCGGTACGTTCAAGATGGGTGCCGACGACGAGGGAGAGCAAGACGAGCGTCCGATGCACTCGGTGACGGTCAAGTCGTTCCTGTTGGACAAGCTCGAGGTGACGAACGGTGACTACCGCGCGTGCATGAAGGAAAGCGTTTGTCGCCCCTACCGAGACGACGTGGCCAAGGCCATGAAATACGGATCGGAGCGCGAGTTCCGCGGAGAGCGCCAGCCCGTCGTCGGCGTGTCGTGGTTCGAAGCCAAGAAGTACTGCGAGCACAAGGGCAAGCGCTTGCCCACCGAGGCAGAGTGGGAGCGCGCTGCGCGAGGTGACGACGGACGTCGATACGTTTGGGGCAATGAGAAGCCCGACGCAACCCGAGGCTGCTACTCCGCGTCCTGTGGTGGCAAGACGGCGGACGTCGGCTCCTACCCGGCAGGCGCCGGACCCTACGGTCACCTGGACCTGGCAGGGAACGTGTGGGAATGGACAGCCGACGAGTACGATCCCTACGCCTACAAGCGCGACACCGCCGCTCGAGGCGTCCCCGGGAGCTGTGAACAGATCTTGGCTGCTCAAGACGAACTGAGGCGCTTGAAGCAGCAGGGATACACCGGGACGAACCCGATCCCCAGCGAGTGTGAGCGTGTGCTGCGAGGCGGCGCCTTCAACTATCGAGGCGATGGGCTGCGCGCGTCGAATCGCGTGCACCATCCTGGTGGTTGGCGCATTCTCGTCGCGGGTTTCCGCTGTGCGAAGGACTACGGCCCGGTCGAGGAGAAAAAATAG
- a CDS encoding TIM44-like domain-containing protein, whose protein sequence is MTYRRVQSGKPRAALAAGGESLYGTPPVRPANTIVKGFDERSAMRTGFGFLMGIGILGSGMLAGIIALVVLGARVSGWTTQAKRAPPVVTRSQRDGLQDLRRLDPDFSIVAFEDFVYALYAEAHTARGSGRLETLSPYLAANARQHLAALGAVPVSTVVVGAMTYSAVRVSSNAGAAVTLELEANYTEGAQSYWTLERWQLARGPHARSRPPDRVRVFACPSCGAPLDKIIGGTCQYCHQVVDSGAFDWIVTQIAVEHRESRPPLLTGTTEEQGTDLPTRVDAGLPQAVAALKQRDETFDEQNLLARVGLVFSTMQHAWSTLKWEEARAFLSDNLWTSQTYWIDAYRRSGLRNINENARILGLELVRVTSDRWYDAATLRVHATGLDYTLRDSDQSVVGGSRSKERRYSEYWTLIRSSAAKGKARTEPVCPNCGGPLAINAAGHCDHCQVKVTSGQFDWVLSRIEQDETYLG, encoded by the coding sequence GTGACGTACCGGCGAGTGCAGAGCGGGAAGCCACGCGCGGCGCTCGCAGCAGGGGGTGAGTCGCTCTACGGCACGCCCCCGGTGCGGCCTGCGAACACGATCGTGAAGGGGTTCGACGAGCGGAGTGCGATGCGCACGGGCTTCGGCTTTCTGATGGGCATTGGCATCCTAGGGAGCGGCATGCTCGCGGGCATCATCGCGCTGGTCGTGTTGGGCGCACGAGTCTCGGGCTGGACGACCCAGGCCAAGCGTGCTCCACCGGTGGTGACGCGTTCGCAACGCGACGGACTTCAGGACCTGCGCCGCCTCGACCCGGATTTCTCCATCGTGGCCTTCGAGGACTTCGTGTACGCCCTCTATGCCGAAGCGCATACCGCACGGGGCAGCGGCCGGCTCGAGACCCTGAGTCCCTACTTGGCGGCCAACGCGCGGCAGCACCTGGCGGCACTGGGCGCCGTGCCGGTATCGACCGTGGTCGTTGGCGCCATGACCTACTCCGCCGTCCGTGTTTCCTCCAACGCGGGTGCGGCAGTCACCCTGGAGCTGGAGGCGAACTACACGGAGGGTGCGCAGAGCTACTGGACGCTGGAGCGCTGGCAGCTCGCGCGAGGGCCCCACGCTCGAAGCCGCCCGCCGGATCGCGTGCGAGTCTTCGCCTGCCCGAGCTGTGGCGCACCCTTGGACAAGATCATCGGAGGGACCTGTCAGTACTGTCACCAGGTAGTGGACAGCGGCGCCTTCGACTGGATCGTGACGCAGATCGCCGTGGAGCACCGTGAGTCGCGCCCCCCTCTACTCACCGGAACTACCGAGGAGCAGGGGACGGATCTGCCGACGCGAGTCGACGCGGGCTTGCCGCAGGCCGTGGCTGCGCTGAAGCAACGAGACGAAACCTTCGACGAGCAGAATCTACTCGCGCGGGTCGGCCTCGTCTTTTCCACCATGCAGCATGCCTGGTCCACGCTGAAGTGGGAGGAGGCACGGGCGTTCCTGAGCGACAACCTGTGGACGTCACAAACGTATTGGATCGATGCCTACCGTCGTTCTGGCCTGCGCAACATCAATGAGAATGCTCGGATCCTCGGGCTCGAACTCGTTCGGGTCACCAGTGATCGCTGGTACGACGCGGCGACGCTACGAGTTCACGCCACGGGTCTCGACTACACCCTTCGCGACAGCGACCAAAGCGTCGTCGGTGGCAGCCGCAGCAAGGAACGGCGCTATAGCGAGTACTGGACGCTCATTCGCTCGAGCGCCGCAAAGGGCAAAGCCCGAACCGAGCCCGTGTGTCCTAATTGTGGGGGACCTTTGGCGATCAATGCGGCGGGTCATTGCGACCACTGTCAAGTGAAGGTCACCAGCGGTCAGTTCGACTGGGTGCTGAGCCGCATCGAGCAAGACGAGACCTATCTGGGCTGA
- a CDS encoding response regulator transcription factor → MQYAVLIADDHPIFRRGLREVIEADGAFEVVAEVGDGATALEKLRQLAPRLAVLDISLPGLDGLDLLTAMRGWPHRPDAVMLTMFDDHAQAAFRLGAKGYILKESAEDELCHCLHAVLAGERYAGSGVDPKFVGSISPSSVDLLSPTERRVVKLLAERKTSREIASLLKVSTRTVQNHRAAAVRKLQLSGSHALLEFALRYKREL, encoded by the coding sequence ATGCAATACGCAGTTCTGATCGCTGACGACCACCCGATCTTTCGCCGTGGCCTTCGTGAGGTCATCGAGGCGGATGGCGCGTTCGAGGTCGTGGCGGAGGTTGGCGACGGGGCGACCGCTTTGGAAAAGCTGCGGCAGCTGGCCCCGCGACTTGCGGTTCTCGACATATCGTTGCCGGGCTTGGATGGCTTGGACCTGTTGACCGCGATGCGCGGGTGGCCGCACCGACCGGACGCGGTGATGCTCACGATGTTCGACGACCATGCACAAGCGGCCTTTCGCCTCGGCGCCAAGGGCTACATCCTGAAGGAGTCGGCGGAAGACGAACTGTGCCATTGCCTCCATGCCGTCCTCGCGGGCGAGCGCTACGCCGGCAGTGGAGTCGACCCAAAGTTCGTCGGATCCATTTCTCCTTCCTCCGTAGACCTGCTGTCACCGACGGAGCGTCGTGTCGTGAAGCTACTAGCGGAACGCAAGACCAGCCGAGAGATCGCTTCGCTGCTCAAGGTCAGCACGCGCACCGTGCAGAATCACCGCGCAGCGGCCGTACGCAAGCTCCAACTGAGCGGCAGCCACGCCTTGCTAGAGTTCGCTCTTCGCTACAAGCGCGAACTCTGA